In Lytechinus variegatus isolate NC3 chromosome 6, Lvar_3.0, whole genome shotgun sequence, the DNA window AGTACACTTTTTATATTGTCATATTAAGTacacttttcatattttacgaTATTTACTTATGCTTACCtttaataatttgtattgtataatattattgtttgtcttgtttAATATTGTTGTTTGTACTGAGTTGTCGACATTGTTGAAAGTGTGGTATGTTTGATATGTATAAAACCTTGAATAACCCTAAAAGTATCAAACGTATTAATACCTTCCAGACTTTTACAGTCTAACATTCcactcttattttctttctgtcCCCAGATTGTCCTGGATATGACTGATATGGCGCCGCACTCTGCAATGGTAATGCATGCACTACTCATCTTCTCGACGATGTTCCTTGGAGGAACAATGGGTGAGAATGTGACTTCGACTCCTGATGCAACTACCACAGATGTATCCTTTAGTAGCATCGGTGCATTAGAAGATACCCAGACCACACTCTATCCTACACCAGATGATGTCTTTGAAACTGCCACCTTCAATACCTTAGGTTACAGTATTGGTTCCACGGAGGAAATAGAGGTCACGACTATGGGTACTGACCTTTTTTTCTGGGCACCAGTGCTTTGGACATGGAACATGGTCCTACAATTAGTCCTAGGAATTTTAGGAATCATCGGAAACCTTCTGGTAATAATCGTTTTGTTTAAACGAAGGTCTGCCAGTAGATCTACGGACACTCTAATCGGTGCTCTGGCCTTTGCTGATTTACTGACTTCCGTGCTGATCATCCCCATCCCAGAAGCTAAAATCGTACCCTCCACCTGGGTTGGCGAGCTATACTGCCGAATCCTCTTTACATCCTTCTTCATGTGGCTCTCTGTCAGTGTGTCCATTTTTACCCTGACAACCATATCCATGGAGCGCTTCTTTGCCGTCGTGTTTCCCATCAAGTTCAACCGCATTCTGCGGAAGCATCACGTTGTCCTTGCCATATTGTTGATCTGGCTAGC includes these proteins:
- the LOC121416624 gene encoding allatostatin-A receptor-like; the encoded protein is MAPHSAMVMHALLIFSTMFLGGTMGENVTSTPDATTTDVSFSSIGALEDTQTTLYPTPDDVFETATFNTLGYSIGSTEEIEVTTMGTDLFFWAPVLWTWNMVLQLVLGILGIIGNLLVIIVLFKRRSASRSTDTLIGALAFADLLTSVLIIPIPEAKIVPSTWVGELYCRILFTSFFMWLSVSVSIFTLTTISMERFFAVVFPIKFNRILRKHHVVLAILLIWLAAIVADSFIPLSISVDPTTQSCIYSYSSELAAEVAGVTSFLLHFLFPSLIMLGTQAITAQALYRQALFFGKGGVESGARSTSSYRLLKAKNRVIKLLLIVIIIFIVCWGPNSIGYFLFNVGVIDYTYLYGDLNRILTLLAFCNSCANPFIYTIQYPQFRVAIKELFTGSMTSFGALFEGFVESPNLNNSAASYEDKSNTQMTAIPAQSVAE